A segment of the Dehalococcoidia bacterium genome:
GCGCGAACCCCGCGGCGCCGGGGGCTCTGCTGCCATCTCGCAGTTGATGCTCGCGCTGCTTTCGGCGATCGACACCGGCTTCGTCGCGCTGGCGCTGCGCTCCGCTGTCCTCCCGCTGCATCCACCGGGCTGATCGGCGGCCACGCTGCGCGGCGTGGCCGGCTCGCGGCGCGCTTCCACGAGACACGCGGGGGTACGAAGGTGAGCTACAGCGTCGTGCGTCGCCAGGGAATCACCGAGACGATCACCTGCCAGCTCGAAGCCGAGTCCGCGGTGCAACTGCTCAAGGACTGGGCGCGGGTCTACCCTCAGCAATTCCTGCTGATCCGCGACGACGCCGGCCTCGCCGTCGCCTTCCGCCGGCCGGGCGCGCAGCCCGCGCTGGCGGGCTGAGGCGTGCGCATCTGCTCATTGCTGCCCTCGGCCACCGAGATTGTCTGCGCACTCGGCCTCGAAGGCTCGCTGGTCGGCGTCACGCACGAGTGCGACTTTCCGGCTGCGGTCCGCTCCTTGCCCCGCGTCACCCGCAGCGCGATCGAGAGCGACGGGCTCAGCAGCAGCCGCATCGACGCGCTCGTCGCCGCGCGCGTGCACGACCATCGCGGACTCTATGCACTCGACCGCGATCTGCTCGAACGGCTGAACCCGGACCTGATCCTCACCCAGGAACTGTGCGACGTCTGCGCCGTCTCCTACGCCGAGGTGCAGGAGGCCGTGCGCGCCCTGTTCGGCGAGCGCAGCGTGCTCTCTTTGGAGCCGACCCGCCTGGACGAAGTCTTCGCGAGCATCGAGCGCGTCGGCACCGTAACGGGACGCGAGCGCGACGCCGCACACCTGACGGGGTGGCTGCGTGCGGAGCGAGATCGGATCGCCGGCTTGCTCACCGGGATCGCAGAGCGGCCGCGCGTCGCCTGCATCGAATGGCTGGACCCGCCCTGGGTCGGCGGCCACTGGGTGCCGGAGATGGTGGCGCTGGCCGGCGGCACCGACGCGCTGGGCGAGGCCGGTTCGCCATCCGTGCGTACGAGCTGGGAGCAGGTCGCCGCCGCGCGGCCCAATGTGATCGTAGTCATGCCCTGCGGCTTCGGCGTAGAGCGGATCCTGCGTGAGATCGCCACGCTTGACCTGCCGCCGACGTGGCACGATCTGCCGGCGGTGCGCGCCGGGCGCGTCTACGCCGTGGACGCCAACAGCTACTTCAGCCGGCCAGGTCCGCGCCTGGTCGATGGCCTGCGCCTGCTAGCTGGCCTGCTGCATGCGGAGCGCCTGCCGCTCTCCGCCGATCCGAATCGCTGGCGGGCCGTTGAGGCCGGCTGAGCGGCGGCGTGGCGCGGTGCGCCCGGTTTAGTCTGGCCCCGCCAGATCCGAGTCCGACGCATCGCCGGCGACGCGCCGCAGTCCGGACCACGAGAGACCGGGCAACGACCAGTAGACGGCGATCGCGATCATGAACACCACGCTCGCCACGGCATTGACGACCGCGACCGCGACCGCTGCGGCGTAGACGGGCGGCCCGACGGCGTTTCGTCGGCTCAAGCGCGCCACGGCGGCCTCGTCCAGGTCCGAGTGCAGCAGGCGGTGACGCCAGGCCGCGTACCGCCAGACGAGATTCCAGAAGAGCGAGATCAGCACAAAGGTGCCGCAGTAGAGCACGGCAGCCAGTCGTTCCTCTCGGTGGCCAATGTATTCGGAGAGCAGCGAGGTCGTGAACGGCACCACGGTCACCGCCATCAGCAGCAGGCCGTTGAAGAAGAGCAGGCCGTGATCGACGCGGGCGATGCGGCGGAACATCTGGTGGTGGTTCACCCACATGATCAGGATGGAGAGAAAGCTGCCGGCATAGCCCAGGTACGCCGGCCACTGATCCAGCAGGGCCGGCCCCAATCGCCTGGCGCCCTCGCCCGCGGGCGGCACCTTCAGATCGAGCACCAGCAGTGTGATCGCGACCGCGAAGACGCCGTCGCTGAACGCCTCCAGCCGCCCCGTCTCGCGTTCGCCCTCGCTTGCCGAACCGCCGCTCGACACGGCTTGCTCGCCCAATCTCAGCGCCCGTGGAACACCGGTTGGCGCTTCTCCATAAAGGCGCGTACCGATTCCCGGTGATCCTCGGTGCGGCCCGCCACGAGCACGGTGCTCGCCACCACTTCGTTCGCGGCTTCCAGGTCCAGCGTCTCCGTCACGCGCCAGCTCAT
Coding sequences within it:
- a CDS encoding cobalamin-binding protein translates to MRICSLLPSATEIVCALGLEGSLVGVTHECDFPAAVRSLPRVTRSAIESDGLSSSRIDALVAARVHDHRGLYALDRDLLERLNPDLILTQELCDVCAVSYAEVQEAVRALFGERSVLSLEPTRLDEVFASIERVGTVTGRERDAAHLTGWLRAERDRIAGLLTGIAERPRVACIEWLDPPWVGGHWVPEMVALAGGTDALGEAGSPSVRTSWEQVAAARPNVIVVMPCGFGVERILREIATLDLPPTWHDLPAVRAGRVYAVDANSYFSRPGPRLVDGLRLLAGLLHAERLPLSADPNRWRAVEAG
- a CDS encoding TMEM175 family protein, yielding MSSGGSASEGERETGRLEAFSDGVFAVAITLLVLDLKVPPAGEGARRLGPALLDQWPAYLGYAGSFLSILIMWVNHHQMFRRIARVDHGLLFFNGLLLMAVTVVPFTTSLLSEYIGHREERLAAVLYCGTFVLISLFWNLVWRYAAWRHRLLHSDLDEAAVARLSRRNAVGPPVYAAAVAVAVVNAVASVVFMIAIAVYWSLPGLSWSGLRRVAGDASDSDLAGPD